Genomic DNA from Thermoleophilaceae bacterium:
TTGGGGCGGGAGCGATGCTCGCGGCGGGCGCGGTGCTCTCCGAGCGCACCGAGGTCGGCCCGGGGATGCTCGCCGCCGGCGTTCCCGCGCGCGAGAAGAAGGAGCTCACCGGCTCCGCCAAGAGCTGGACCGAATTCGCGGCGGCGGACTATCAGCAGCTCCGCGTGCGCTACATCGACAACCTGGAGGAAGCCAGTGCCACAGATGCTGATCGGCGGCGAGCAGCGAGCGGCAGCCGCTGAGCTCGAGGTCGTAAACCCGGCGACCGAGGAGGTGGTGGACACCGTCCCGGCCGGCTCGGCGGCGGACGTGAACACGGCCGTGGAGGCCGCGGCGCGGGCGTTTCCCGACTGGTCGAAGACCGATGTGGAGAAGCGCGCGGCGATCCTCACCGCCGCCGCCGACCTCATCCAGGAGAACGCGAAGGAGCTCGCCGCGCTGCTCACCGCCGAGCAGGGCAAGCCGATCGCGGAGGCGCTGGGCGAGGTCACACACCTCGTGCACGGCGTGCACTACTACGCCGAGGCCGCCACGAAGGTGCGCGGCGTGCACCAGGAGCTGCCGTCCGCGTTCGGTCCCGCGTACGGGATGGTGATCCGCAGGCCGATGGGCGTATGTGCCGCCATCACGCCCTACAACTTCCCGCTCACGCTGCTCGGCACCAAGGTCGCCCCCGCGCTTGCGATGGGGAACACCGTGGTGGCGAAGCCGGCGGCCACCACGCCGCTCGCCACGCTGCGGGTGGCCGAGCTCTTCGCCGAGGCGGGCACGCCCGACGGAGTGCTCAATGTGGTGACCGGCCGCGGCTCTGAGATCGGCGACGCGCTCGTGTCGCATCCAGACGTGCGGCGCGTGGCGTTCACCGGCTCGACCGAGGTGGGCAAGCACGTGGCGCGGCTTGCCGTGCCCGACCTCAAGCGCGTGACCCTCGAGCTCGGCGGGAGCGATCCCGTGATCGTGTGCGAGGACGCGGACGTGGAGGCCGCGGTGAAGGCGGTGATCATCGGCCGCTACTGGAACGCGGGCCAGGCGTGCCTGGGCTGCAAGCGCGTGTACGTGCACGAGTCGGCGTACGACGACTTCGTCGGGCAGCTCGTGGAGCGCGTGGGGCGCTACGAGCCGGGCGACGGCACCGTGAAGGCCGAGAAGCCGAAGCTGCGGATGGGGCCGATCCACACGCAGCGCGGCCGCGACGAACTGGTGGAGCAGATCGAGGACGGCGGCGGCGAGGTGCTGATCGGCGGCGGCACCGGCGGCCACGAGCGCGGCTGGTTCCTCGAGCCGGCGGTGATCGCCGAGCCGCGCGAGGACTCGCGACTCGTGCGGGAGGAGGTGTTCGGGCCGGTGCTGCCGGTGTTCCGCTACTCCGACTTCGACGACGCCATCCGCCGCGCCAACGACACCCGCTACGGGCTCGGCTCCTCGATCTGGACACACGACGTGCGCAAGATCCACCGTGCGGCGCAGGACATCGACTCCGGCATGACCTGGGTGAACCAGATCCACTACGGCTACGACGAGCTGCCCTTCGGCGGGATGAAGGACAGCGGGTTCGGCAAGGAGCACGGCCTTGAGGCGCTCGACCACTACGTCGAGCTCAAGTCCGTGGTGGTGGGAGGGCTCGCCTGATGGCGGTGACCTACGCCGGCGGCCGCATCGTGCTCGACGCACCGCCGGCCAATTCGTATGAGATCGAGTTCATGCGTGAGCTGGGCGCATCGGTGGAAGCCGCGACCGCGGACCCGGATTGCCGCGTGGTGGTGGTGGAGAGCGCCAGCGAGAGGTTCTTCTGCGCGGGAGCCGACATCAAGACGTTCCTCGCGAACGACGCCGACACGAACATGGAGATGATCCGGGTGGCGCACGCGGCGCTCAGCTCGATGGCGGCATCGCCCAAGCTGTTCGTGGCCTGGATCGCCGGCCACGCGCTCGGCGGCGGGCTCGAGATCGCGCTGGCCTGCGACCTCCGCTACGGGCTGGACTCCGGCTACCGCGTGGGCACGCCCGAGGTCTCGCTGGGGCTCCTGCCCGGCAACGGGGGCACCCAGCGGCTGCCGCGCCTGATCGGGCTGGGCCCGGCGCTCGACCTGCTGCTCACGGGCCGCCAGATCGAACCGCAGGAGGCACGCGCAATGGGACTGCTGAGCGGGCTGTTCGGGAGCAGGGAGGAGTTCGAGGTGCACGCGGAGCGGCTCGGCAAGGGACCGCCGCTCGCCATCGCGAACATCAAGCGCGCCGCGTATCTCGGCACGCAGCTCGCGCTCGAGGACGGGCTCAAGCTGGAGCGAGACCTGATCGAGGAGCTGTTCCGCTCGAACGACGCGCGCGAGGGCCTCACGGCGTTCACCGAGAAGCGGGCCGCCTCCTTCATGGGCGCATGAGGGCGCAGGCCACAGCGGAGGCCGGCGCGTTCATCGCCGGCGCGGCGCACCACAACGCCGGCGCGCCGCTGCCGATCACCAACCCCGCTGACGGGCGCGTGTTCACCGAGGTGGCGTCCGCCACGGCGGCGGACGTGGATGCCGCGGTAAGCGCCGCGCGCGAGGCGTTCGGCGAGTGGTCGGCGCTTGCCGTGTCGAAGCGCGGCGAGCTGCTCGCAGCGGGCGCCCAAAGCGTCCGCGAGCACATCGACGAGCTGGTGCCCCTGCTCACTCGCGAGCAGGGCAAGACGCTGCGCGACTCGCGTATCGAGCTGAATCGCGCGGTGGAGACGCTCGAGCACTACGCGGGGCTGTCCAAGGCGCTGCGCGGCGGCTTCGCCCCGCACCTCGACCCGGGTACGGACGGCATGGTGCTGCGCCGGCCACTCGGCGTGGTGGCGGCGATCGTGCCGTGGAACTTCCCCACCACGCTGCTCTGCAACAAACTCGGCCCCGCCCTCATCGCGGGCAACACGGTGGTGGCCAAGCCGGCGGACACCACGCCGCTCACCACGCTGCGGTTCGTGGAGTTGCTCGGGCTGCCGCCGGGCGTGGTGAACGTGGTCACCGGCACCGGCGCGGAAGCCGGGGAGGCGCTCGTCACGCACCCCGATGTGCGCAAGGTCGCGTTCACCGGTTCCACCAAGACGGGCGAGCGGATCATGCAGCTCGCGGCGTCCGGCACCAAGCGGCTCACGCTCGAGCTGGGAGGCTCCGACCCGCTGATCATCTGCGAGGACGCCGACCTTGCGAAGGCCGCGAGCGCGGCATCGATGGGTCGCTTCTACAACTGCGGCCAGGCCTGCCTTGCGGTGAAGCGCGTGTACGTGGTGGACTCGGTGGCAGACGAGGTGATCGAGGCGATCACCGCGAAGGCGAAGAAGCTGCGGATCGGGCCCGGGGATGCCGATGGCGTCCAGATCGGGCCGCTGCACACCGCCCAGCAGCGGGACCTCGTCTCGGACCAGGTGTTGCGCAGCGGGGGCGAGCTGCTCTGCGGCGGCGGGCCGCCGGATGACCCGGAGCTGGCGAATGGCTTCTTCTACTCGCCCACGGTGGTGCTCGACCCACCGCAGGACTCGCCGTTTGCCACCGAGGAGGTGTTCGGTCCGGCCTTGCCGATCTGGCGGGTGCGCGACCTGGACGAGGCGATAGAGCTCTCGAACGCGTCGCAGTACGGCCTCGGGTCGAGCATCTGGACCGCCGACCTCGACCGCGCGCGCGAGGCGGCCGAGCGGCTCGAGTGCGGCTACACCTGGATCAACTCGCCCACGAAGGTCTACGACGAGCTGCCGTTCGGCGGGGTGAAGTCGAGCGGCTTCGGCAAGGAGCACGGAGAGGAAGCGTTTGACTACTACACGGACAGCAAATCGGTCGTTGTCCGGAGCGGCTGAGCGCTACAACGCCAGCCTGATCCTCGACCACAACCTGGCGGCCGGCCGGGGCGAGAAGCTCGCGATCCGCACGGCCGATGGCGAGGAGATCACATACGCGGAGCTGGCCGCGCGCGCGGCGCGGGTGGGCAACCTGCTGAAGGACCTCGGGGTGCAACCCGAGCAGCGCGTGCTGCTCGTGCTCGACGACACGCCGGCGTTCCCCGCCGCGTTCCTCGGCGCGATGCGCATGGGTGCAGTGCCCGTGCCGGTGAACCCGCTCGACAGGCTCGAGCACTTCCGCCACTACCTGCAGGACTCCGAGGCGAAGGTGGCGATCGCCGACGCGTTGCTCATGCCGGCGATCGTCGAGGCGCGCGGGAGCGGCTCGGCGGTGCTGCTCGTGGCCAATGGCGAGGCGGAGGGCGCGATGCCGCTCGAGGAGGCGATGGCGGAGCTGCCCGCGGAGCTCGACCCGCTCGACACCCACCGCGACGACCCCGCCTTCTGGCTCTACAGCTCCGGCTCCACCGGCCTGCCGAAGGGCGTGGTGCACCTGCACCACGACATCGCCTACACGTGCGACACCTACGCGCGCGAGATCCTCCAGATCAGCGAGGGCGACATCACGTTCTCCACCACCAAGCTCTTCCACGCCTACGGGCTCGGCAACAACCTGTCGTTCCCCTACAGCGTGGGGGCCACCACGGTGCTCACGAGCGGCCGCACCACGCCACCGCGAGCGCTCGAGCTCGCGGAGAAGTTCAAGCCCACGCTGTTCTTCTCCGTGCCCGCCCTCTACCGAGCGATGCTCGACCAGCCCGCGGCCGACCTGTCGTCGGTGCGCATGTGCGTGTCCGCCGCGGAGCCGCTTCACCCCTCCATCGAGGAGCGCTGGGAGGAGCGCTACGGGGTGCCGATCGTGGATGGCATCGGCTCCACCGAGATGCTGCACATCTACTGCTCGAATCGCTTCGGCGACGTGCGGCGCGGCACGAGCGGAAAGCCAGTGCAGGGATACGAGCTCAGGCTCGACGAGGACACCGGCGAACTGTTCGTGCGCGGCGACAGCTGCGCCGCGTACTACTGGCGCCAGCACGAGAAGACGAAGCGCTGCATGGTGGGGGAGTGGTTCGCCACGGGCGACCGCTATCGCGTGGACGAGCACGGCTACTACATCTACGAGGGCCGCATGGACGACATGCTGAAGATCGGCGGCCTGTGGGTCTCGCCCACCGACATGGAGACCGCGCTGATGCAGCACCCGGCCGTGAGCGAGGCCGTGGTGATCGGCGTGGAGGTGGAGGAGATGAGCCGCATCAAGGCGGTGGTGATCGCGGCCGAGGGGGAGCAGCGCGGCGACGCTCTGGCCGACGCGCTGCGCGCGTGGTGCAAGGAGCGCCTGCGCCGCTACGAGTACCCGCACCTCGTGGAGTTCGTGGACGAGCTGCCGCGCACAGTTACGGGCAAGGTGCAGCGGTTCAAGCTGCGCGAATCGTCGAAATGAATGCCGCGATGGCGGCGGGCGCCTCGTCGGGGTGCTCGAGGTGAGGCGAATGGCCGCCGCTCACGATCAGGCGCTCGCTCGGTCCCCCGAGGCGGGACTCGATCGCGTCGATCTGCGCGAGAGTGCCGTACTCGTCGTCGCGGCCCTGTATCAACAGCGTGGGTGCCGCGATGCGCGGCAGGAGCTCCTCCAGGTTCCAGCTGAGGAACTCGGGGTCGAGCCAGACGTCGCACCAGCCGAAGAAGGCGGCGTCGGGGTCGCGGTGGTGGCGCGCCATGCGGTCGCGCAGCCCGCCGCTCTCGAAGGTCTCGCGCACCGCGCTGATCGCATCCACGCAGATCTGCTCCACGAACACATGCGGCGCCATCAGCACGAGTCCAGCCACCGGATACGCGGACGCGTGGATCAGCGCGATGGAGGCGCCGTCGCTGTGGCCCACGAGCACTGGGCGCTCGATGCCTGTGTCGCGCAGCACCGCTGGAAGGACCTCCAGCGCCTCCTCGTGCATGAAGCTCGGCGTCCGCGGCCGCGGCGGCGGGTCCGACTGGCCGTGGCCGTAGCGGGAGAACGCGAATACGCGGGAGCCCGTGAGCCGGTGCAGCGTGTCGGGCAGGCCTCGCCAGAGCCCCACCGAGCCGAGTCCTTCGTGCAGCAGGACAAGGGCTGGGTCGCCTCCTTCGATGAGCTGAGCCTCGAGGCGGCCGTCCGGCAGATCCACAAACATCGCGGTCAACGATGAACGACCAGCTCAGAAGGCGCTCGCTGGGCGCGCCGGCCGCCCGCTCGATCCTGCTCACGGTCCTTGGCGAGTACGTGCTGCCGCGTGGGGAGCCCGTGTGGCAGGAGACGCTGGTGGCCGCCCTCGGGGCGCTCGACTATGGCGAGCACGCCGCGCGGCAGGCGCTCGCGCGCAGCGTGCGCGAGGGCTGGCTCGTGAGCGAGCGCCACGGCCGCCGGGCACGGGTGCACCTCAGCGCATCCACGGCCGAGCTGCTGCGTAGCGGCGCCGAGCGCATCTACGGGTTCGGCGAGCCGTGGGACTGGGACGGCGAGTGGCTCATGCTCGTGCTGCGCGTGCCGGAGGCGCGGCGCGAGGTGCGCCACCAGCTGCGCACCCAGCTCGCGTGGGCCGGGCTCGGCTCACTCGGGGGCGGCGTGTGGCTCACTCCCCATGTGGAACGCGAGGCCGAGCTCGAGGCGCTCGTGCGCGCGGAGCCGGAAGCGGAGGTGGTGTCGTTCCACGGCCGGATCGGCAGTTTTGGGGAGCCGCGCCGGGTGGCTGACGCCGCGTGGGATCTCGCGGCGGTGATCGAGGAGTACAAGCGCTTCATCGCCCGCTTCAGCCGGCTTCGGCCCGCCTCACCCGCGGCCGTGTTCCGTGCGCAGACCGAGCTCGTGCACGAGTGGCGTCGCTTCCCGTTCGTGGACCCTGATCTGCCGGCCGAGCTGCTCGCCCGGGACTGGCCGCGCCGCCGCGCCCATGACCTGTTCAGGGAGCGCCATGACCGCTGGGCCGCCGCCGCACGCTCATACTTCGAGTCTCTGGAGGAGGAAGTGATCGCACCGGGAGCAGCCGCTTGATGGACCACACCGCTTCACGCACAACGCCGGAAGACATAACGGCAGCCGTCGTCGCCAGCTTCGAGGGCTGCCACGACGAGCGCCTGCGGGAAGTCATGCAGGCGCTGGCAAGGCACCTGCACGCCTTCGCCAGCGAGGTCGGGCTCAGCGAGCGCGAGTGGGAGGAGGCGATCCGCGTGCTCACCGCCACCGGCCACATCACCGACGAGCGCCGGCAGGAGTTCATCCTCTGGTCGGACTCGATGGGTCTGTCGATGCTCGTGGACGCTCTCGCCAATCCCTTGCCCACGGGCGCCACGGAGTCCACGGTGCTCGGCCCGTTCTATGTGCCCGGCTCACCCCCGCGCGAGTACGGCGAGAGCATGGCCGCGGAGCCGGCCGGTGTGCCAGCGTGGGTGCACGGGCGGGTGCTCGGCGTGGACGGCTCGCCGATCGCGGGCGCCGAACTCGACGTGTGGCAGAACGGCGACGACCGCCTCTACGCGGTGCAGCGCCCGGAGGTGCCGGAGGACCACCTCCGCGGCCGATATTCCACGCGCGAGGACGGGAGCTACGCGTTCCTGGCCGTCCGCCCGGTGCCATATCCGATCCCGTACGACGGGCCTGTGGGCGCGATGCTCGACGCCACCGGGCGGCATCCCTGGCGCCCCGCGCACATCCACATGATCGTGCGCGCGCCGGGCTACAGGTCCGTGACCACGCACATCTTCGATCGCGAGAGCGAATACCTCGACTCGGACGCCGTGTTCGCTGTGAAGCCGTCGCTGATGCGGGACTTCGTGAAGCACAGCGCGGACGATCCGGACACGCCGCCGGGTGTGGAGGGGGAGTGGGTATCGGTGGAGAACGACATCGTGCTCGCGCCTGGGGAGGACGCGCGGGAGATCAGCGACCCCGGGCGGACGGGCTGACCCTCAGGCCGGCACGATCACTGACGGATCCGCGGGCTCGGCGTAGAGCCGCGCCACCTGGTCCGCGCGCCGGTCGAGCACGGCGCGCTGGTTCACGTAGCCCTTGTCCGTGATCTCGCCGGCGTCCATGCTCGGCGGCTCGTCGAGCAGGAGGAGTCGCTCGATCCGCCGCGCTGAGCCGGCGTCCGCGTTCATCCGTCCGAGAGCGCCGGCCAGGTGCGCACGCAGGGTCTCGGGCTCCTCGCCGCACACCCGCTTCGCCTCATCCTGGTTCACCCACGCGAGCGCGCTTGCGTAGGGCTCGTCGTGCCCGGCGATCACGGCGTCCGACAGCACGCCGCCGCACGCGGACACCAGGGCACCTCGCAGCGCAC
This window encodes:
- a CDS encoding aldehyde dehydrogenase family protein yields the protein MLIGGEQRAAAAELEVVNPATEEVVDTVPAGSAADVNTAVEAAARAFPDWSKTDVEKRAAILTAAADLIQENAKELAALLTAEQGKPIAEALGEVTHLVHGVHYYAEAATKVRGVHQELPSAFGPAYGMVIRRPMGVCAAITPYNFPLTLLGTKVAPALAMGNTVVAKPAATTPLATLRVAELFAEAGTPDGVLNVVTGRGSEIGDALVSHPDVRRVAFTGSTEVGKHVARLAVPDLKRVTLELGGSDPVIVCEDADVEAAVKAVIIGRYWNAGQACLGCKRVYVHESAYDDFVGQLVERVGRYEPGDGTVKAEKPKLRMGPIHTQRGRDELVEQIEDGGGEVLIGGGTGGHERGWFLEPAVIAEPREDSRLVREEVFGPVLPVFRYSDFDDAIRRANDTRYGLGSSIWTHDVRKIHRAAQDIDSGMTWVNQIHYGYDELPFGGMKDSGFGKEHGLEALDHYVELKSVVVGGLA
- a CDS encoding enoyl-CoA hydratase/isomerase family protein yields the protein MAVTYAGGRIVLDAPPANSYEIEFMRELGASVEAATADPDCRVVVVESASERFFCAGADIKTFLANDADTNMEMIRVAHAALSSMAASPKLFVAWIAGHALGGGLEIALACDLRYGLDSGYRVGTPEVSLGLLPGNGGTQRLPRLIGLGPALDLLLTGRQIEPQEARAMGLLSGLFGSREEFEVHAERLGKGPPLAIANIKRAAYLGTQLALEDGLKLERDLIEELFRSNDAREGLTAFTEKRAASFMGA
- a CDS encoding aldehyde dehydrogenase family protein, with the protein product MRAQATAEAGAFIAGAAHHNAGAPLPITNPADGRVFTEVASATAADVDAAVSAAREAFGEWSALAVSKRGELLAAGAQSVREHIDELVPLLTREQGKTLRDSRIELNRAVETLEHYAGLSKALRGGFAPHLDPGTDGMVLRRPLGVVAAIVPWNFPTTLLCNKLGPALIAGNTVVAKPADTTPLTTLRFVELLGLPPGVVNVVTGTGAEAGEALVTHPDVRKVAFTGSTKTGERIMQLAASGTKRLTLELGGSDPLIICEDADLAKAASAASMGRFYNCGQACLAVKRVYVVDSVADEVIEAITAKAKKLRIGPGDADGVQIGPLHTAQQRDLVSDQVLRSGGELLCGGGPPDDPELANGFFYSPTVVLDPPQDSPFATEEVFGPALPIWRVRDLDEAIELSNASQYGLGSSIWTADLDRAREAAERLECGYTWINSPTKVYDELPFGGVKSSGFGKEHGEEAFDYYTDSKSVVVRSG
- a CDS encoding benzoate-CoA ligase family protein, whose product is MSGAAERYNASLILDHNLAAGRGEKLAIRTADGEEITYAELAARAARVGNLLKDLGVQPEQRVLLVLDDTPAFPAAFLGAMRMGAVPVPVNPLDRLEHFRHYLQDSEAKVAIADALLMPAIVEARGSGSAVLLVANGEAEGAMPLEEAMAELPAELDPLDTHRDDPAFWLYSSGSTGLPKGVVHLHHDIAYTCDTYAREILQISEGDITFSTTKLFHAYGLGNNLSFPYSVGATTVLTSGRTTPPRALELAEKFKPTLFFSVPALYRAMLDQPAADLSSVRMCVSAAEPLHPSIEERWEERYGVPIVDGIGSTEMLHIYCSNRFGDVRRGTSGKPVQGYELRLDEDTGELFVRGDSCAAYYWRQHEKTKRCMVGEWFATGDRYRVDEHGYYIYEGRMDDMLKIGGLWVSPTDMETALMQHPAVSEAVVIGVEVEEMSRIKAVVIAAEGEQRGDALADALRAWCKERLRRYEYPHLVEFVDELPRTVTGKVQRFKLRESSK
- a CDS encoding alpha/beta hydrolase; this encodes MFVDLPDGRLEAQLIEGGDPALVLLHEGLGSVGLWRGLPDTLHRLTGSRVFAFSRYGHGQSDPPPRPRTPSFMHEEALEVLPAVLRDTGIERPVLVGHSDGASIALIHASAYPVAGLVLMAPHVFVEQICVDAISAVRETFESGGLRDRMARHHRDPDAAFFGWCDVWLDPEFLSWNLEELLPRIAAPTLLIQGRDDEYGTLAQIDAIESRLGGPSERLIVSGGHSPHLEHPDEAPAAIAAFISTIRAA
- a CDS encoding PaaX family transcriptional regulator C-terminal domain-containing protein, with product MNDQLRRRSLGAPAARSILLTVLGEYVLPRGEPVWQETLVAALGALDYGEHAARQALARSVREGWLVSERHGRRARVHLSASTAELLRSGAERIYGFGEPWDWDGEWLMLVLRVPEARREVRHQLRTQLAWAGLGSLGGGVWLTPHVEREAELEALVRAEPEAEVVSFHGRIGSFGEPRRVADAAWDLAAVIEEYKRFIARFSRLRPASPAAVFRAQTELVHEWRRFPFVDPDLPAELLARDWPRRRAHDLFRERHDRWAAAARSYFESLEEEVIAPGAAA
- a CDS encoding dioxygenase, encoding MDHTASRTTPEDITAAVVASFEGCHDERLREVMQALARHLHAFASEVGLSEREWEEAIRVLTATGHITDERRQEFILWSDSMGLSMLVDALANPLPTGATESTVLGPFYVPGSPPREYGESMAAEPAGVPAWVHGRVLGVDGSPIAGAELDVWQNGDDRLYAVQRPEVPEDHLRGRYSTREDGSYAFLAVRPVPYPIPYDGPVGAMLDATGRHPWRPAHIHMIVRAPGYRSVTTHIFDRESEYLDSDAVFAVKPSLMRDFVKHSADDPDTPPGVEGEWVSVENDIVLAPGEDAREISDPGRTG